Proteins co-encoded in one Populus trichocarpa isolate Nisqually-1 chromosome 10, P.trichocarpa_v4.1, whole genome shotgun sequence genomic window:
- the LOC7459070 gene encoding uncharacterized protein LOC7459070, producing MEKTNAAPTGCYKCGRPGHWSRDCPDSNPNPNPNPSSNPNSPRSFPSNNNSSSNNSNYFSGSNSKPAKAAEKPKKVPRSRPKLTPELLLGEDNGLGFILRHFPRNFKYRGRGHEVSDLGNLIGLYSEWHSHLLPYYSFDQFVHKVEQVAATKRAKMCVRELRERVASGGDPTKLRESLTEHVSANVEHDLSTPDEGLNSEVTHNEEDPLSKNQDVDGLPEDMLHEVYDRATEEPTQTLDRRDMELPNEINGASCSNEVSISEEQKARMEANRLRALERAAARAQS from the exons ATGGAGAAGACAAACGCAGCACCGACTGGTTGTTACAAGTGTGGACGTCCAGGCCACTGGTCCCGTGACTGCCCTGAttcaaaccctaaccctaaccctaaccctagctCCAATCCCAATTCTCCCAGATCTTTCCCTTCTAATAACAATAGCAGCAGCAATAACAGTAATTATTTCAGTGGTAGCAACTCAAAACCGGCAAAAGCAGCAGAGAAACCGAAGAAAGTGCCAAGAAGTAGGCCAAAGCTCACACCCGAGCTTCTACTCGGGGAAGATAATGGGCTTGGCTTCATTCTTCGCCACTTTCCTCGCAACTTCAAGTATCGTGGCCGCGGGCACGAG GTCAGTGATCTGGGAAACTTGATCGGTTTATACAGTGAATGGCACTCTCATTTGCTCCCTTATTATTCATTTGATCAATTTGTACATAAGGTGGAGCAAGTTGCCGCTACGAAACGTGCTAAG ATGTGTGTTCgagaattgagagagagagttgcCAGTGGAGGGGATCCAACAAAGTTGCGTGAATCCTTAACTGAACATGTCAGTGCAAATGTTGAGCATG ATCTATCTACACCTGATGAAGGCTTGAACTCTGAGGTAACTCATAATGAGGAAGATCCACTTTCAAAGAACCAAGATGTGGATGGTTTACCAGAAGACATGCTTCATGAGGTTTATGATAGGGCTACTGAA GAACCAACTCAGACCTTGGACAGGAGGGACATGGAATTACCAAATGAAATTAATGGAGCTAGCTGCTCCAATGAAGTTTCGATCTCGGAAGAACAGAAAGCTCGCATGGAAGCTAACAGGTTGAGGGCACTAGAAAGAGCTGCAGCTCGGGCTCAGTCATAG